A section of the Gloeobacter violaceus PCC 7421 genome encodes:
- a CDS encoding carbon dioxide-concentrating mechanism protein → MIERIATPLPGRESGLLMESALGLVSTSSYPAIVGTADAMLKSAGVMLIGYEKVGGGYCTAVVRGKTSDVRLAVEAGVQTAKEFGQLVSSSIIPRPLANLEAVLPINSRIPRYARKQAFSHFSNQAIGLLETRGFPALVGASNTMLRAAEVHLIGYEKIGAGLCTVIIQGHVADVIYAIDAGMKEAERIGELHAVMVIPRPLDELEQSLPISPALLEVPEPLLLPSLVRQEVGELLELPAKTPER, encoded by the coding sequence ATGATTGAGAGGATTGCCACGCCTTTGCCAGGGCGTGAGTCAGGACTTCTAATGGAAAGCGCCCTCGGTCTGGTTTCGACCTCCAGTTATCCCGCGATCGTCGGGACCGCCGACGCGATGCTCAAGTCCGCCGGGGTAATGCTGATAGGCTACGAAAAAGTGGGCGGCGGGTACTGCACCGCTGTGGTGCGGGGCAAGACCTCCGATGTCCGCCTGGCCGTCGAGGCGGGGGTGCAGACGGCCAAGGAGTTCGGTCAACTGGTCTCTTCTTCGATCATCCCCCGGCCCCTCGCCAACCTGGAGGCGGTGCTGCCCATCAACAGCCGCATCCCCCGCTACGCCCGCAAGCAGGCTTTCAGCCATTTCAGCAACCAGGCGATTGGCTTGTTGGAGACCCGTGGATTTCCGGCGCTGGTGGGCGCGAGCAACACGATGCTGCGCGCCGCCGAGGTGCACCTTATCGGCTACGAAAAAATCGGCGCCGGGCTGTGCACGGTGATCATCCAGGGCCACGTTGCCGATGTAATCTACGCCATCGATGCCGGGATGAAAGAAGCCGAGCGCATCGGCGAACTGCACGCGGTCATGGTCATTCCCCGGCCCCTCGACGAACTGGAGCAATCGCTGCCCATCTCCCCGGCGTTGCTCGAAGTGCCCGAGCCCCTGCTTCTGCCGAGCCTGGTGCGCCAGGAAGTGGGCGAATTGTTGGAGCTGCCCG